GAAGGCGATACATTAGTAGATGAAGATTTAGCACAGAAGGTTGTTGCGGCTGGAGTTGAAGAGGTTTACATTCGTAACGTATTCACTTGTGAATCTACAAATGGCATCTGCCGTAAGTGCTATGGTCGCAACATGGCTACAGGCAACCTTGTTGAGGAAGGTGAAGCTATTGGTATCATGGCCGCTCAGGCGATTGGTGAACCTGGTACACAGCTAACAATGCGTAACTTCCACACTGGTGGTGTTGCGACACAGAACGGTGATATTACACAGGGTCTTCCTCGTGTAGAAGAATTGTTCGAAGCGCGTGCACCTAAGGGATTAGCTGTCATCTCTAAGATTGATGGCGAAATCACGGATGTACATGACAATGAAAACAAGACAGGTACGGTTATTGTTGTATCTAATGAAAATGAATCTATCGAACACAAGTGTGACTTAACACAGGTGAAGCGTCAGAACTTAAATATCGGCGATCATGTATCTGCTGGTGATAAGTTAACTGAAGGTCCAATCGCTCCTAAGGAACTGTTGGAAGTAGCTGGTGTAAGAGCTGTTCAGGAATATATCTTGAAGGAAGTTAAGAAGGTTTACTCTTCTCAGTCCATCGATATTTCTGACAAGCACTTGGAAGTAATGATCAAGCAGATGTTAAAGAAGGTCATCGTTATCGAAGGTAATGACTCAGGCTTAAGTGCTGGGCAGACATTATCACTCGCTAATATGAACGTAATTAACGAAGATCTATTGTTCGACGGAAAGAAACCAGCGAAGTTTGGTCCATTACTCTTGGGCATCTCCAAGTCAGCTGTTGAAACAGATTCATTCTTATCCGCTGCATCCTTCCAGGAAACAACAAGAGTTCTTACAGAAGCTGCAGTTAGAGGTAAGGTTGATAAACTTGAGGGTCTTAAGGAGAATGTTATCATCGGTAAACTTATTCCAGCTGGAACAGGTAGAAACTTTGACCGTGAAACATCACGCCGCATTGAAGAGCGTGCAATGGAGCTCAAGGAAATTCGTGAAGAAAAAGCTAGAGAACTCGCAGAAGCAACTGCAAACAGATTGCCTGATGAGATTCTCGGAAGCAACGCAGATGTGCATGTAAGTAGTGCAGAATCCGCTCTTGCTTTGGCTGAACGCATGAAGTCAGAACATAACTTTGATTTCTAATGAATGCATGAAATGGAGCAGTCTGGAAACAGGCTGCTTTTTTATGCATACATGCTCAATTTTCAGTGAAAGCCCCCTTTTAACGAAAGCTCCCTTTAATTGGGGTGCTTTTCCATTTACAGGTTTTGAATTTATATATTTTAAGCTATAATCTAAATAGATATTGGGCATTTTGACCGCACGAAAAGTATACTTTCAAATGAAATTTTTTTGAATTTCTCTTGAAAGCTCCCTTTGAATATAAAGAGATGGTGCTGTTAGGGTCTGATGCTAATGGAGGATAGGTGTTAGATCAACTGCCTTGGGTGAAATGGGATGAAGGCGGTTTAGTTCTAACACCTTTTCGTTTAGTACTAGTTTGGCAATGCTGTAGGGTGATTGGTAATTTAACTTCCTGCGTACATAATTATTTACCTGATTTGATACGAAATTGATGTCGTATTTTGTAAGGCTGTTCATACTGCATCCTTTTGGAATCTTCTCTCTGAAGTGCTCGTGGTTCTTTTCACATTTGCCTTTGTCATCAGAACGTCTAGGCCTTGCGAAATAGATACTGATGAGTTTTTCTCCCGTTTCAGGGTCTGTCTCAAGCGATAGTGGATCATGGAACTCAGTGCCATTATCGGTGAGTATGATAGTGAACGTATCTTTGAATAAGTCGATGCCTAAGAAACTTTTGATAGTATCAAATAGATACGTTACCTCAAACATATTCTTGTGTCGTAAGAGAAAATATAATTGAAGATTGGAACGTCTGTGTAACAGGCTCAGTACACACTTCTCATCGCTCCCTTTCTTCCCGATGATCGTATCCATTTCCCATACGTTTACATCTGGTCCTGCTGTTTCTAGGGCTGCTAGGAAGTCCTCGTATTTGCGTCCTTCGAGGAAATCGTAGTCAATCGATATAGGATGATGCCTTGAAGAACTGCGTTGCGTGTAGCGTACCTGACGTTTTAGGTCGATGTTTGAAATCCCGGGAATCTGGTGCTCACGAATGTATCTATATGCAGTAGAGGCGGATATATTCAGGTCGTTAGTATGGATAATCGTATCGATGGATTGCTTTTTAGGAATATTATTTTGAAATGCCTCCACGATAGATTTCATTTCTGCTTCGCTCTTGCGAGGTCCGGACCTCCATTCTAATTTGTCTTGCGTATATTTATCCTGTGCTATTCGTGCGATGTAGAAGTACTTGGGAAGATGACATTTATGTATGTCAGGACAACCTGAACAGACATAAGGGAATCGCTCTATTCTCTCGCAAACGGGATATGAGACGAAGTCATCACATAGCTCGTTGCAGTCCTTATGCTTACAAGACTTACAATCACCGCTTATGCAATATGTGCATAAGCGATGTTTCTTACAAGAATCTTGACGTCCACATTTGTTCGTCTTATTCGAGTGGACACGTACGACCCTGTGTGCTTTGATTTCTTCACGTACGCATTTCGGTGAATGATTGATAGAGAGTGCTATCTGTTTGAGTTTGATGTCGGAATGATTCAATAGAACTTCTATAGATTTACGTTCTTCTAAAGATAGATGTTTATAACCGCTGGCAACCATATGATTGCCTCCTTTCTTGAACTGCCAGCACCATCTCTAAAGACATCATATTAAAAAAGGGAACCTTCACCAATAATAAAATCAAAAGAGGAACTTTCAAAAATAATTGAGGTTTATGCATACATGGAAATTTTTCTCAAAAAAAGTCATAAAAGTAATTGACAGAGGGATAGATACTTGGTATATTAATACAGCACTCTTCGGAAGGAGAGGAGCAGAGATCTTTGAAAACTGAACAGGAATAAGACACAAAAACAACGTCAAGCAAAAGGATACGAAGGAAAAGACTTCGTAAAATAAAAGAGTCAATCAAATGAAGAGTTTGATCCTGGCTCAGGATGAACGCTGGCGGCGTGCCTAATACATGCAAGTCGAACGCTGGAGATCTAGCTTGCTAGATCGAAGGAGTGGCGAACGGGTGAGTAATACATAAGCAACCTACCCACGAAGACTGGGATAATCTCTGGAAACGGGGACTAATACCGGATAGGTAATCGGAAGGCATCTTCTGGTTATTAAAGGTTAAAAACACTGGTGGATGGGCTTATGGCGCATTAGTTAGTTGGTGAGGTAACGGCCCACCAAGACGATGATGCGTAGCCGGCCTGAGAGGGTGAACGGCCACATTGGGACTGAGACACGGCCCAGACTCCTACGGGAGGCAGCAGTAGGGAATTTTCGGCAATAGGGGCAACCCTGACCGAGCAACGCCGCGTGAGTGAAGACGGCCTTCGGGTTGTAAAGCTCTGTTGTAAGGGAAGAACGGTAGATAGAGAATATCTAAGTGACGGTACCTTACCAGAAAGCCACGGCTAACTACGTGCCAGCAGCCGCGGTAATACGTAGGTGGCGAGCGTTATCCGGAATTATTGGGCGTAAAGGGTGCGTAGGCGGCCTGTTAAGTAAGTGGTTAAATTGTTGGGCTCAACCCAATCCAGCCACTTAAACTGGCAGGCTAGAGTATTGGAGAGGCAAGTGGAATTCCATGTGTAGCGGTAAAATGCGTAGATATATGGAGGAACACCAGTGGCGAAGGCGGCTTGCTAGCCAAAGACTGACGCTCATGCACGAAAGCGTGGGGAGCAAATAGGATTAGATACCCTAGTAGTCCACGCCGTAAACGATGAATACTAAGTATTGGGGAAACTCAGTGCTGCAGCTAACGCAATAAGTATTCCGCCTGTGGAGTATGCACGCAAGTGTGAAACATAAAGGAATTGACGGGGGCCCGCACAAGCGGTGGAGTATGTGGTTTAATTCGACGCAACGCGAAGAACCTTACCAGGCCTTGACATCCCTTGCAAAGCTGTAGAGATACAGTAGAGGTTATCAAGGAGACAGGTGGTGCATGGTTGTCGTCAGCTCGTGTCGTGAGATGTTGGGTTAAGTCCCGCAACGAGCGCAACCCTTGCCTTCAGTTACCAGCATTTAGTTGGGGACTCTGGAGGGACTGCCGGTGATAAACCGGAGGAAGGTGGGGATGACGTCAAATCATCATGCCCCTTATGGCCTGGGCTACACACGTACTACAATGGCTGTTACAACGTGCAGCGACCTAGCGATAGGAAGTGAATCACTAAAAGACAGTCTCAGTTCGGATTGAAGTCTGCAACTCGACTTCATGAAGCTGGAATCGCTAGTAATCGCGGATCAGAATGCCGCGGTGAATACGTTCTCGGGCCTTGTACACACCGCCCGTCATACCATGAGAGCTGGTAATACCCGAAGCCGGTGGCCTAACCGCAAGGAAGGAGCCGTCGAAGGTAGGACTAGTGATTGGGGTCAAGTCGTAACAAGGTATCCCTACGAGAACGTGGGGATGGATCACCTCCTTTCTAAGGAGAAAGATGTGAAGTAACAAGTTGTTGAAGAAGTTTTATTACCTGTTTAGTTTTGAGAGATCTCGCAAGAGGTAGCTCAGAAGGAAGTAGCTGTTCTTTGAAAACTGAATAACAGAAGAAGACAATAGATAGGTCTTTTTCGAAAAGTTGTGATAACAAGATTAACTAAGAAAGTCTAAAACGAAATAGTTAACAGTTCTCGTAAAGCATAAACGTATATAAGTGATTAAATTAGTAAGAGCGTACGGTGGATGTCTTGGCATATAGAGCAGAAGAAGGACGCAGATAACGGCGAAACGCCTCGGGGAGTCGTACACAGGCAACGATCCGGGGGTATCCGAATGGGGAAACCCGATAAAGTTGAAAAGCTTTATCATCCTTAAGCCAATACATAACTTAAGAGAAGGCAACCCAGGGAATTGAAACATCTTAGTACCTGGAGGAGAAGAAAATAAGAATGATTCCGAGAGTAGTGGCGAGCGAAATCGGAGCAGCCCAAACCAGCAAAGAGCTGGGGTAGTAGGACCACGACAAGTGATTGAAAAGAGATAGTCGAATGGCATTGAAAGGTCAGCCACAGAAGGTGCAAGCCCTGTAGGCGAAATCTCGATTCACGCGAGTGGGATCCTGAGTACGTCGGAGCACGTGAAACTCTGACGGAAGCGACCGGGACCATCCGGTAAGGCTAAATACTCCTATATGACCGATAGTGAACCAGTACCATGAGGGAAAGATGAAAAGAACCGCGGGAGCGGAGTGAAATAGATCCTGAAACCGTATGCTTACAAAAAGTCAGAGCACATTAAGGTGTGATGGCGTGCCTTTTGTAGAATGAACCGGCGAGTTATCTTTGCATGCGAGGTTAAGCAGACAATGCGGAGCCGTAGCGAAAGCGAATCTTAATAGGGTGGCAAGTATGTAGAGATAGACCCGAAGCCGTAGTGATCTAGTCATGAGCAGGTTGAAGGCTGGGTGAATCCAGCTGGAGGACCGAACCGACCCCCGTTGAAAAGTTGGCGGATGACTTGTGATTAGCGGAGAAATTCCAATCGAACACGGCGATAGCTGGTTCTCCCCGAAATAGCTTTAGGGCTAGCGTTGAACGAATCTACCCGGAGGTAGAGCACTGAAATCATGCGGGCGGCATCTCGCCGTACCAAATGATATCAAACTCCGAATGCCGGGCAAGAATATTCAGCAGTCAGACTGTGGGTGATAAGGTCCATGGTCAAAAGGGAAACAGCCCAGATCATCAGATAAGGTCCCAAAATTTACGCTAAGTGGAAAAGGATGTGGAGACGCGCAAACAGCTAGGAGGTTGGCTCAGAAGCAGCCATCCTTCAAAGAGTGCGTAACAGCTCACTAGTCGAGTATCTCTGCGCCGAAAATTAACCGGGGCTAAGCGTAATACCGAATCTATGGATTTATACTTAGGTATAAGTGGTAGGGGAGCGTTCCATACAGCATTGAAGGTATACCGTAAGGAGTGCTGGAGCGTATGGAAGTGAGAATGCCGGTGTGAGTAGCGAGATGTGGGTGAGAATCCCACACACCGAAAAACCAAGGTTTCCAGGGGAAGGTTCGTCCGCCCTGGGTAAGTCGGGACCTAAGGCCAGGCCGAAAGGCGTAGTCGATGGATAGCAGGTTGATATTCCTGCACCCGCGAGTAAAGTGATGGAGTGACAGATAGGGTTAACCAGAGTCCTAAATGGATTGGGCAAGGCAAGCAGGAGAGTGGCGTAGGCAAATCCGCGTCGGATACTCAAAGGCTTGACTCAAGCGAACGCGCGAGCAAGTAGTGAAGAAGGTGATACCAGGTCTCGAGAAAAGCTTCTAGCGATAATTTACTAGCGGCCCGTACCAAAACCGACACAGGTGGTTGAGGCGAGTAGCCTAAGGTGAGCGAGAGAACTGTTGCCAAGGAACTCGGCAAATTGACCCCGTACGTTAGCAATAAGGGGTGCTCGAAAGAGCCGCAGTGAATAGGCCCTAGCAACTGTTTAACTAAAACATAGCTCTCTGCGAAGTCGCAAGACGAAGTATAGGGGGTGACACCTGCCCGGTGCTGGAAGGTCAAGGGGATTTGTCAGACGCAAGTCAAAGCATTGAACCGAAGCCCCAGTGAACGGCGGCCGTAACTATAACGGTCCTAAGGTAGCGAAATTCCTTGTCAGGTAAGTTCTGACCCGCACGAAAGGTGTAATGATTTGGGCACTGTCTCGGCAGCAGACTCGGTGAAATCTTAGTACCTGTGAAGATGCAGGTTACCCGCAACTAGACGGAAAGACCCCATGGAGCTTTACTGTAGTCTGCTATTGAGTTTCGGTTAAGTATGCACAGGATAGGTGGGAGACGATGAGACTGGTCTTTCGGGATCAGAGGAGTCACTGTTGGGATACCACTCTTACTTAATTGAAATTCTAACTCTAAGCCGTGATCCGGCTAGAGGACCGTGGCAGATGGGCAGTTTGACTGGGGCGGTCGCCTCCCAAAGAGTAACGGAGGCGCACAAAGGTACTCTCAGAATGGTTGGAAATCATTCAACGAGCGCAAACGCAGAAGAGTGCTTGACTGCGAGACAAACAAGTCGAGCAGGGACGAAAGTCGGTGTTAGTGATCCGGCGGTGCAGAATGGAATGGCCGTCGCTTAACGGATAAAAGCTACCCTGGGGATAACAGGCTGATCTCGCCCAAGAGTTCACATCGACGGCGAGGTTTGGCACCTCGATGTCGGCTCATCGCATCCTGGAGGTGAATTCGCTTCCAAGGGTTGGGCTGTCCGCCCATTAAAGCGGTACGCGAGCTGGGTTCAGAACGTCGTGAGACAGTTCGGTCCCTATCTGTTGTGGGCGTTGGAAATTTGAAGAGAGCTGCCCCTAGTACGAGAGGACCAGGGTGGACGTTCCTACGGTGCACCAGTTGTCACGCCAGTGGCATAGCTGGATAGCTGAGAACGGACCGGATAAACGCTGAAGGCATCTAAGCGTGAAACCGACTCCAAGATTAGATTTCCCATCATTTCAAATGAATAAGACCCCTTGAAGACGACGAGGTTGATAGGTCAGAGATGTAAGTGTAGCGATACATTCAGTTGACTGATACTAATAGGTCGAAGATTTATTCACGAGAGAACGCACACACGACTGTTTGAAAAAGACGAAGTCAGAAACTGTTATTTAGTTTTCAGGGAACAGAAGACCTGAAAGAAGAAAGATCCGGTGATGATGGCGCAGTGGCCACACCTGTATCCATCCCGAACACAGAAGTTAAGCACTGTAGCGGCGAAAATAGCGCAAGCAAATCTAGCACGTTGCCGGGTCATCGAGAGCATGGTTCTCCATCGCTCTCCCTTTTTTTATACTTTTTTATGGGTTTAGATGTACTGGAATGCATAGAGCAAGCAACTGCTATTCATTGAAGATAATTTTTAACAAATACTAGATTTGTGATGGTTGCAAATGCAACTAAAAGAATATTAAATTAGGCCTTAAAATAGGCGTTTTTTTGATGTTTTATGCTTTACAAACAGATGCATGGTGTTATAATAAGCATCGTACTAATTGAGTTACATGTCATGAAATGAAAATTAGAAATATAATTTTCAAAAAAGGTGTTGACAGGTAATTTGATACTTGGTATATTAATACAGCACTCTTCGGAAGGAGAGGAGCAGAGATCTTTGAAAACTGAACAGGAATAAGACACAAAAACAACGTCAAGCAAAAGGATACGAAGGAAAAGACTTCGTAAAATAAAAGAGTCAATCAAATGAAGAGTTTGATCCTGGCTCAGGATGAACGCTGGCGGCGTGCCTAATACATGCAAGTCGAACGCTGGAGATCTAGCTTGCTAGATCGAAGGAGTGGCGAACGGGTGAGTAATACATAAGCAACCTACCCACGAAGACTGGGATAATCTCTGGAAACGGGGACTAATACCGGATAGGTAATCGGAAGGCATCTTCTGGTTATTAAAGGTTAAAAACACTGGTGGATGGGCTTATGGCGCATTAGTTAGTTGGTGAGGTAACGGCCCACCAAGACGATGATGCGTAGCCGGCCTGAGAGGGTGAACGGCCACATTGGGACTGAGACACGGCCCAGACTCCTACGGGAGGCAGCAGTAGGGAATTTTCGGCAATAGGGGCAACCCTGACCGAGCAACGCCGCGTGAGTGAAGACGGCCTTCGGGTTGTAAAGCTCTGTTGTAAGGGAAGAACGGTAGATAGAGAATATCTAAGTGACGGTACCTTACCAGAAAGCCACGGCTAACTACGTGCCAGCAGCCGCGGTAATACGTAGGTGGCGAGCGTTATCCGGAATTATTGGGCGTAAAGGGTGCGTAGGCGGCCTGTTAAGTAAGTGGTTAAATTGTTGGGCTCAACCCAATCCAGCCACTTAAACTGGCAGGCTAGAGTATTGGAGAGGCAAGTGGAATTCCATGTGTAGCGGTAAAATGCGTAGATATATGGAGGAACACCAGTGGCGAAGGCGGCTTGCTAGCCAAAGACTGACGCTCATGCACGAAAGCGTGGGGAGCAAATAGGATTAGATACCCTAGTAGTCCACGCCGTAAACGATGAATACTAAGTATTGGGGAAACTCAGTGCTGCAGCTAACGCAATAAGTATTCCGCCTGTGGAGTATGCACGCAAGTGTGAAACATAAAGGAATTGACGGGGGCCCGCACAAGCGGTGGAGTATGTGGTTTAATTCGACGCAACGCGAAGAACCTTACCAGGCCTTGACATCCCTTGCAAAGCTGTAGAGATACAGTAGAGGTTATCAAGGAGACAGGTGGTGCATGGTTGTCGTCAGCTCGTGTCGTGAGATGTTGGGTTAAGTCCCGCAACGAGCGCAACCCTTGCCTTCAGTTACCAGCATTTAGTTGGGGACTCTGGAGGGACTGCCGGTGATAAACCGGAGGAAGGTGGGGATGACGTCAAATCATCATGCCCCTTATGGCCTGGGCTACACACGTACTACAATGGCTGTTACAACGTGCAGCGACCTAGCGATAGGAAGCGAATCACTAAAAGACAGTCTCAGTTCGGATTGAAGTCTGCAACTCGACTTCATGAAGCTGGAATCGCTAGTAATCGCGGATCAGAATGCCGCGGTGAATACGTTCTCGGGCCTTGTACACACCGCCCGTCATACCATGAGAGCTGGTAATACCCGAAGCCGGTGGCCTAACCGCAAGGAAGGAGCCGTCGAAGGTAGGACTAGTGATTGGGGTCAAGTCGTAACAAGGTATCCCTACGAGAACGTGGGGATGGATCACCTCCTTTCTAAGGAGAAAGATGTGAAGTAACA
This genomic window from Solobacterium moorei contains:
- a CDS encoding IS30 family transposase — protein: MVASGYKHLSLEERKSIEVLLNHSDIKLKQIALSINHSPKCVREEIKAHRVVRVHSNKTNKCGRQDSCKKHRLCTYCISGDCKSCKHKDCNELCDDFVSYPVCERIERFPYVCSGCPDIHKCHLPKYFYIARIAQDKYTQDKLEWRSGPRKSEAEMKSIVEAFQNNIPKKQSIDTIIHTNDLNISASTAYRYIREHQIPGISNIDLKRQVRYTQRSSSRHHPISIDYDFLEGRKYEDFLAALETAGPDVNVWEMDTIIGKKGSDEKCVLSLLHRRSNLQLYFLLRHKNMFEVTYLFDTIKSFLGIDLFKDTFTIILTDNGTEFHDPLSLETDPETGEKLISIYFARPRRSDDKGKCEKNHEHFREKIPKGCSMNSLTKYDINFVSNQVNNYVRRKLNYQSPYSIAKLVLNEKVLELNRLHPISPKAVDLTPILH